The window AACAACGGAAGcaacaacataaaatttgatataaacATTAGTCTTAGCCCATTAATCGACCAGgaaattaaagaaaagaaCAACAAAGAGCGCGATAAagatgtgaataaaataaacactacaaatgaaaataaagtggAAATAAACACACCAAATATTGAAGGCGAAATACATTCTCCACCgtctctgtctgtctatgCAAGTAATACGTCAGAACGCTATCCTGCAATCATTCCATTACTTGATGGAGCTGCAAGTCgagctaaatatatattagatagCAAAAATTCTACCGTAGAAGAATCAGACCTATCATTGAATAACAATAATgaagtaaacaataataacgTCTCTTGTAAAGATATCATAGAAATTAAGGCTATGGTTAAAGACATATCAAAAAGAACTAAAAAACTAGTTTATGAGCATTTCAAAAGACAAATAGATACTCATAAAACACAAACAGTGATAAGTGACACAAACTTCGAATACTGTTTACCAACTGCATCTAATCCAAGTCCTGCAGAaattgaaattacaaaatcaaCTTCGCCACGTATaaccaatataaaaaagatatatgtTTCAGACAAAAACATAGAAGTATCTATGATGCCAATAGATTTTAGTGTAGAAAAGAACAGAAATGAGAACGTCCATGACCACTTGTGGGCTTTAAATGATGAAGAACAATtacaaactcatttaaacGAAACTAATTTAGAAGTAAATTTATCAGGAATTCCAAacgacataaaaaatatttccacaaAAGTATCTCCGTTGCCACACTTCCTTGATACTGAAAAACCCTTGAATGTTGAAACTCGTTCTAAAGGTATCCAAGTCTCGCGAGCACTATCCAGAACTACTGTTACAGGTTTTTCTGGTCTCAAAGTAACAAAAGAACCAAGAAAATCAGATTCCCCTaacaagaatattaaaaaatctgtctCATATGATATTATAGAAAGTGAGTCTCTAGTGAAGGTAACTGATATGACTGTTACTGAACAAACAAACGTTCAAAGTGAAATTGAATCGCCAACACCCACATTAAAAACAGAATCGCTTGCAAATGTAGAAGTAAACAATCAAATACCAAaagtattaacattttattgtgataaatGTTCAGGAAAATGTGAATTCCTTTATGATAACCATAAACCTGGGGATACATCTTGTCAATCAGACGGTTTATCTAAAACGGCTTCAAAAAATGATGGTCCATGTGGTGACAATGTAAaattagaagaaaataaaatttcttgtGAAACAGATATTGAAAAATCTGAATTAAATGTTATGAAGTGCAAACCAAACTGccaaaaaattactatttattgtttagtGGTGTTAATTACAGTTATTGGTGTTGCGAGTgctgtatacatatatttcataaatggCAATATTAACATCAAAACTGGAAGCAAATTTGAGGAATctttaatttctgaaattcccgtgaaaagtaaatatttcccCATAAAACACcaaaaacattcaaaaacACCTGGCATCCGATGGTTTTCTTCTGAATTAGGCTTTTgatatgtattgtttttttgttatataacagtcttgagaaaattaaatttcattatatatttattgtttttcaatgTATTTGCAATTATCCCATCCATACTACACTGCGACTACTACTATCGTGTTTAAGGAAGCGTTAGCGAAGTTCTTGAAAACTTTTGTCCATTTTAGGATTTCGTGTTTTATTAACGTCTGGTGGCAGATTTTTCAGCTCGCCTATGATGTACATTGTTATAACTTAATCACACGAACTGAAAGTTTGGGCTTTAGGTAAATAATCTTGGGCTcgtactttttaataaaggcGTTGTATTTTGCGATTCTAATGTGTACCCCAGAATATCCGTGAAAAAGATGAATAGAAGAATATTTCTGCTTACAGAAGACTGGGCATGAATGTTTGAGACAAAAGCTAGAAAATGACGAAAGAAAGAGGCGATCTGAAGAAATATAAACACACAAAGGCAATGTTCAAGAAGGCCAACCCAACAGTCAGCCGAACCAATAATTTCATAGATACTCCTCAACGGTATACAAAAAGTATCATCacacaaatgaaaaaagaCATAAGTCAGCATGTTTATAATGTCGCAAACGAGAATCAGAAAAGAGACCTTGGTATTGAAACGGGTAACTGTAAACTTCGgagatattacaaatataaattaaataaatatggcaatacaacaaatacaccaaaatttaaaaatgctaGATTTGATATTTCAAGATACTCTAGAAACAGCAAAAGAAGTTTTGCAAACACTGATAGTTTATCCGAAATCAAAAATACCGATCCTACAGTAATTCTTATCGAAAATCTGAGAAATCTTCTGAAAGCTTggatagaaataaatttggcTAGTGACAGTAAAATGAACCATGCATTTGACAGTATAATTGattctatacaaaataaattatttgtgaaaGATAACAAAGATAATTCATGTACAAGTTCCACTTTTATAAAAGATATTAGTAGCTTGGAAATGACAATTGGAAAAACTAATACTGCATGTTCAGGTTCGTGTCAAATTTGTAAAAggaaatttaaacatttgtcGTCGAGGAGAATAAAAAAGTTGCCTAAAATACGTTCTTGTTACGTTTCAAGAACACCACATAATCCAATTAGACTTATATCTACTTTAAGTGTTCCACGAAAAATCTGTAATGCCACAATTAacgaaaaacataaaataaaaaaattggaaatatGTCGATCGATTATCACCTCAGAAACATCGATCTTGAAGACGAGTTCAATGTCAGGTCATACAAAATCTCCTCCCGT of the Plodia interpunctella isolate USDA-ARS_2022_Savannah chromosome 26, ilPloInte3.2, whole genome shotgun sequence genome contains:
- the LOC128681070 gene encoding uncharacterized protein LOC128681070 isoform X1, with translation MRNERSEPKKIKHTKVLFKKSDLTIGPSSIYSDVSQRGFKSAINRIRNDLHRHDYYTHKGKLKRDLSLETKNCVLRRICKRKLASLTSSAKSKYSNYNEAGTIEEYEESSGSGDNKKSIEEDNCNSFNSDVTVLMENLRNLLNVWVRKNLTDDNVAKHKFNNVLDSILDKLHIDETKDSSRTTYVLGKGSTTCSGVCQVCKKKRKPVSSTKLKKLPKRKSYHASRKDPYQCISSLSVPKYFCKNNIRTIFPKDQKSKSLKIDSTVTEELSATTVNCDILPETYYIKQSNFRMLKLFPKLYKCSMESKLKTDSNKMLNINMSQFDNLPSLVKIMYASNLVNIASTDADLIEDNNKEVKAKTDSKNCEVTMHSRTAFTMISKQCVIDKNAGILSDSVKKSVTERSLETVDNNLESAALTPITISNNENLIPRKHDNNNVKRKRHSKSKESRKPIKHRSNTNKYARKRPRKIYSKRLPRLHVADQILNNHSKTDFVGHLKKIIKCFFENNGSNNIKFDINISLSPLIDQEIKEKNNKERDKDVNKINTTNENKVEINTPNIEGEIHSPPSLSVYASNTSERYPAIIPLLDGAASRAKYILDSKNSTVEESDLSLNNNNEVNNNNVSCKDIIEIKAMVKDISKRTKKLVYEHFKRQIDTHKTQTVISDTNFEYCLPTASNPSPAEIEITKSTSPRITNIKKIYVSDKNIEVSMMPIDFSVEKNRNENVHDHLWALNDEEQLQTHLNETNLEVNLSGIPNDIKNISTKVSPLPHFLDTEKPLNVETRSKGIQVSRALSRTTVTGFSGLKVTKEPRKSDSPNKNIKKSVSYDIIESESLVKVTDMTVTEQTNVQSEIESPTPTLKTESLANVEVNNQIPKVLTFYCDKCSGKCEFLYDNHKPGDTSCQSDGLSKTASKNDGPCGDNVKLEENKISCETDIEKSELNVMKCKPNCQKITIYCLVVLITVIGVASAVYIYFINGNINIKTGSKFEESLISEIPVKSKYFPIKHQKHSKTPGIRWFSSELGF